A genomic window from Pecten maximus chromosome 2, xPecMax1.1, whole genome shotgun sequence includes:
- the LOC117321806 gene encoding kelch-like protein 24: MMADVDASSNHSQDKNDDEDDNEQEDEGPYLGRDLHEGIQALYHEKKLTDVTIVIESEKFPCHRLVLAALSPFFRSMFTSEFKEKSQAEVELKCVSAATFKCILDYIYAFDEVIGNENVQDLLKSACMLGIGSLQYDCENFIIDKLTFEDSASTLKFAKSHSCKKLTDSCLEKLGEKFDKFSITEDFLNLDKDDVIEMMKMESLITAAEENTAEAIMNWVTHKKEERQVDAVLYSVLEYVKFPLMPAEYLFELTERFPILCENCRVRSLLDEAKLYHCVGFRRHEISSHRTHYRKKSKLTNVMFSVKCDNTPSLYAYSFQEENWGFQRFSSPTAYGLGTASCIHDNDLYVHGGVANSRGQLQKFISLTNSWVKCPSSGKRMYNHALVCVRESLYAIGGCEVEHNRVMTGIMEFNITSESWSPVTKGALPCAVHTFSATAIDRKVYIFGGKTREDSASLKIQCFDTVSRQTTVFGDLPVPVALSGAITVDKTVYLASGAGEIIQWTPRDGGLIIKSVLKKERSKERGTQLVYHKKKLVVFSAFDYEDYELMPISENCLIDLESGDIEHPWMNFPELSTWGRADRCRMHLCVAPRSYFMSHLDDSNPDDESDENAEEDQS; encoded by the exons ATG ATGGCAGATGTGGATGCATCCTCTAACCATTCCCAGGACAAaaatgatgatgaggatgataaTGAGCAAGAAGATGAGGGACCATATCTTGGTCGTGATCTACATGAAGGAATTCAAGCTTTGTACCATGAAAAAAAACTGACTGATGTTACTATTGTGATAGAGTCAGAAAAATTCCCTTGTCATCGACTAGTGCTAGCTGCACTTTCGCCATTTTTCCGTAGCATGTTCACAAGTGAATTTAAAGAAAAGTCCCAGGCGGAAGTTGAATTAAAATGTGTCAGTGCAGCAACTTTCAAGTGCATACTAGACTACATATATGCCTTTGATGAAGTCATCGGAAATGAAAATGTACAAGACTTGCTTAAATCAGCTTGCATGCTTGGGATAGGATCTCTTCAGTATGATTGTGAGAATTTCATTATTGACAAACTGACATTCGAGGACAGTGCTTCAACATTGAAGTTTGCAAAATCACATTCATGCAAGAAACTGACTGACTCATGTCTAGAAAAACTGGGTGAGAAGTTTGATAAATTCAGTATAACTGAGGACTTTTTGAACCTAGACAAGGATGATGTTATAGAAATGATGAAAATGGAGAGTCTAATCACAGCTGCAGAAGAGAACACTGCCGAAGCTATCATGAACTGGGTGACTCACAAGAAAGAGGAGCGCCAGGTTGATGCTGTTCTGTACAGTGTACTAGAATATGTGAAATTCCCACTGATGCCAGCTGAGTATCTGTTTGAGTTAACTGAGCGTTTTCCAATTCTCTGCGAAAACTGTCGTGTGAGAAGTTTATTAGATGAGGCCAAACTTTATCACTGTGTTGGATTTAGACGTCATGAGATTTCCTCACATCGGACACATTACAGGAAAAAATCAAAGCTCACAAATGTCATGTTCAGCGTTAAGTGTGACAATACACCATCCCTATATGCATACAGTTTCCAGGAAGAAAATTGGGGGTTCCAGCGCTTCTCAAGTCCGACAGCATATGGCCTAGGAACCGCTTCATGTATCCATGATAATGATTTGTATGTCCATGGAGGGGTAGCAAACTCTCGTGGACAACTACAGAAATTCATTTCGCTTACGAACAGTTGGGTGAAGTGTCCATCTTCAGGAAAACGCATGTATAACCATGCTCTGGTCTGTGTGAGAGAGAGTTTGTATGCCATTGGTGGCTGCGAGGTGGAACACAACAGGGTGATGACTGGGATTATGGAGTTTAACATCACCAGTGAGTCTTGGTCTCCAGTTACTAAAGGAGCTCTCCCCTGTGCAGTACATACCTTCAGTGCGACAGCCATCGATAGAAAAGTCTATATTTTTGGAGGAAAGACGAGAGAAGATAGTGCTTCATTAAAAATCCAGTGTTTTGACACAGTATCTAGACAAACAACAGTATTTGGTGATCTACCTGTGCCTGTTGCTTTAAGTGGTGCTATCACTGTGGACAAGACAGTGTACCTTGCATCAGGggcaggggagataatccaatGGACGCCAAGAGATGGGGGACTGATCATCAAGTCAGTACTGAAAAAAGAGAGATCTAAAGAACGTGGTACGCAGTTGGTTTATCACAAAAAAAAGTTGGTAGTCTTCTCTGCTTTTGATTATGAAGATTATGAACTCATGCCAATATCTGAGAATTGTCTGATAGATTTAGAGTCTGGAGACATTGAACATCCCTGGATGAACTTTCCTGAGTTGTCCACTTGGGGTAGGGCTGACAGGTGCAGGATGCATTTGTGTGTAGCCCCAAGATCCTACTTCATGTCACATCTGGATGATTCCAATCCTGATGATGAAAGTGATGAAAATGCAGAGGAAGACCAGAGTTAG